In the genome of Triticum urartu cultivar G1812 chromosome 5, Tu2.1, whole genome shotgun sequence, one region contains:
- the LOC125510485 gene encoding protein AMEIOTIC 1 homolog isoform X1 — MDAEAVRTTPPCAAQTQDSPMRPQVPRFYYKKRPAGHNRTGKDDSSPKIQPPSSPVSRQSLSTSAIPTYHAAGGFYEIDHGMLPPKSPIHLKSIRVVKVSEYTSHDITVSFPSLLALRSFFSSFRVPSSGPELDERFVMSSNHAARILRRRVAEQELEGEMHQDSFWLVNPCVFDFSASSGPATAQDALSSPEAPPAPPKAPAVTSCLLATLKCDGTGWGVRRRVRYIGRHRDVAKETSIGGYETEASVKELQRPAQEDDRRRSSIRAKRKREEAEGSKDKPGNPAKKKKSKAYKSPKKQKRRHVESRDGDPRRGKDRWSAERYAAAERSLLEIMHSSGATLGAPVMRQALREQARKRIGDTGLLDHLLKHMAGRVPDGSTDRFRRRHNADGAMEYWLEPAELAEVRRQAGVADPYWVPPPGWKPGDDVSPAAGDLLIKRQTEELAEELNDVKRNMEQLSSNMVELGKEAKSEAERAYSSWKEKYQKVVKANEKLEKQVSSLKDTYENVVQKHSKLKKEVRSLKDKYDFVVEKNDKLEEQMASLSSSFLSLKEQFLLAEKLKSTGMEEVAVVGQNEGRRALDFGGGEQSQSQSQSQIRQRSDVTAVEKRTARKSSFRICKPQGTFLWPSSSGTDMSGSGGGSSGISMDHHQLPRIGRATAVEVVMAEEQAMLGAGDYFSTPPSASSTTNAGKLLALPSPRSPLQPQPLFTAGFTVPALHPFAGLTLRHMDSPSSPCGASLLQQGGRRMAMPNLEAGGMSTVGTDLALATPSYC, encoded by the exons ATGGACGCGGAGGCGGTGAGGACCACTCCTCCGTGCGCGGCTCAGACGCAGGACTCCCCCATG AGGCCACAGGTGCCCAGGTTCTACTACAAGAAGAGGCCTGCAGGCCACAACAGAACTGGCAAGGATGATAGCAGCCCCAAGATCCAACCGCCCAGCTCGCCCGTGAGCAGGCAGAGCCTGTCAACCTCTGCCATCCCCACCTATCATGCTG CAGGAGGGTTCTACGAGATCGACCACGGCATGCTGCCCCCCAAATCTCCAATCCATCTCAAGTCCATACGCGTGGTTAAG GTGAGCGAGTACACGAGCCACGACATCACTGTGAGCTTCCCGTCCCTCCTGGCGCTGCGGAGCTTCTTCTCCTCGTTCCGGGTGCCCAGCTCCGGGCCAGAGCTTGACGAGCGCTTCGTCATGAGCAGCAACCACGCCGCGCGCATCCTGCGCCGCCGGGTGGCCGAGCAGGAGCTCGAGGGCGAGATGCACCAGGACAGCTTCTGGCTTGTCAACCCCTGCGTCTTCGACTTCAGCGCGTCATCTGGCCCAGCAACGGCACAAGACGCGCTGTCGTCGCCTGAAGCTCCACCGGCTCCGCCCAAGGCGCCGGCGGTCACCTCCTGCCTCCTCGCCACCCTCAAGTGCGATGGCACCGGGTGGGGCGTGCGGCGCCGCGTCAGGTACATTGGCCGGCATCGCGATGTTGCCAAGGAGACCAGCATCGGCGGCTACGAAACAGAGGCCAGCGTCAAGGAGCTGCAGCGCCCGGCGCAGGAAGATGACAGGAGGAGGAGCTCAATCAGAGCCAAGAGGAAGCGGGAAGAAGCAGAGGGAAGCAAGGACAAGCCCGGCAACCcggcgaagaagaagaaaagCAAGGCATACAAGAGCCCCAAGAAGCAGAAGAGGCGCCACGTGGAGTCAAGAGACGGCGACCCTCGGCGCGGCAAGGACCGGTGGTCGGCCGAGCGGTacgcggcggcggagaggagccTGCTCGAGATCATGCACTCCAGCGGCGCCACCCTCGGCGCCCCGGTGATGCGGCAGGCGCTGCGGGAGCAAGCCCGCAAGCGCATCGGCGACACCGGCCTCCTGGACCACCTGCTCAAGCACATGGCCGGAAGGGTGCCCGATGGCAGCACGGACCGGTTCCGGCGCCGTCACAACGCGGATGGCGCCATGGAGTACTGGCTGGAGCCAGCCGAGCTGGCTGAGGTGCGCCGGCAGGCCGGCGTGGCTGATCCGTACTGGGTACCGCCACCCGGGTGGAAGCCCGGTGATGACGTGTCCCCAGCTGCCGGTGATCTCCTGATTAAGAGGCAGACGGAGGAGCTCGCTGaggagctcaatgatgtcaaaag GAACATGGAGCAGCTGAGTTCTAACATGGTGGAGCTGGGCAAGGAAGCGAAATCTGAGGCTGAAAGAGCTTACAGTTCATGGAAG GAAAAGTACCAGAAGGTGGTTAAGGCAAATGAAAAGCTAGAGAAGCAGGTGTCGTCTTTGAAG GACACCTACGAGAATGTGGTTCAGAAACACAGTAAGTTAAAGAAGGAGGTGCGGTCACTGAAG GATAAGTATGACTTTGTAGTTGAAAAGAATGATAAGCTGGAGGAGCAGATGGCTTCTCTCTCTAGCTCCTTCCTGTCTTTGAAG GAGCAATTTCTGTTGGCAGAGAAGCTGAAGAGTACTGGAATGGAGGAGGTGGCTGTTGTGGGACAGAACGAGGGCAGGCGGGCGCTAGACTTTGGTGGTGGTGAGCAGAGCCAGAGCCAGAGCCAGAGCCAGATCAGGCAGCGTTCAGATGTTACCGCCGTCGAGAAGAGGACGGCGAGGAAGAGCAGCTTCCGCATCTGCAAGCCACAGGGCACGTTCCTGTGGCCAAGCAGCAGCGGCACGGACATGAGCGGGAGCGGGGGAGGCAGCAGCGGCATCAGCATGGACCACCACCAGCTCCCCCGCATCGGCCGTGCCACGGCAGTTGAGGTGGTGATGGCGGAGGAGCAGGCGATGCTGGGGGCGGGGGACTACTTCTCCACGCCGCCATCGGCGTCCTCCACCACCAACGCCGGCAAGCTGCTGGCCCTGCCCAGCCCCAGGTCACCCCTCCAGCCACAGCCTCTCTTCACCGCAGGGTTCACCGTCCCGGCCTTGCACCCCTTCGCCGGCCTCACCTTGCGCCACATG GATTCGCCGTCGTCGCCCTGCGGTGCTAGTCTGTTGCAGCAGGGGGGGAGGAGGATGGCCATGCCCAACCTGGAGGCCGGAGGGATGAGCACCGTGGGCACGGACCTGGCCCTCGCCACTCCCTCCTACTGCTGA
- the LOC125510485 gene encoding protein AMEIOTIC 1 homolog isoform X2 codes for MDAEAVRTTPPCAAQTQDSPMRPQVPRFYYKKRPAGHNRTGKDDSSPKIQPPSSPVSRQSLSTSAIPTYHAGGFYEIDHGMLPPKSPIHLKSIRVVKVSEYTSHDITVSFPSLLALRSFFSSFRVPSSGPELDERFVMSSNHAARILRRRVAEQELEGEMHQDSFWLVNPCVFDFSASSGPATAQDALSSPEAPPAPPKAPAVTSCLLATLKCDGTGWGVRRRVRYIGRHRDVAKETSIGGYETEASVKELQRPAQEDDRRRSSIRAKRKREEAEGSKDKPGNPAKKKKSKAYKSPKKQKRRHVESRDGDPRRGKDRWSAERYAAAERSLLEIMHSSGATLGAPVMRQALREQARKRIGDTGLLDHLLKHMAGRVPDGSTDRFRRRHNADGAMEYWLEPAELAEVRRQAGVADPYWVPPPGWKPGDDVSPAAGDLLIKRQTEELAEELNDVKRNMEQLSSNMVELGKEAKSEAERAYSSWKEKYQKVVKANEKLEKQVSSLKDTYENVVQKHSKLKKEVRSLKDKYDFVVEKNDKLEEQMASLSSSFLSLKEQFLLAEKLKSTGMEEVAVVGQNEGRRALDFGGGEQSQSQSQSQIRQRSDVTAVEKRTARKSSFRICKPQGTFLWPSSSGTDMSGSGGGSSGISMDHHQLPRIGRATAVEVVMAEEQAMLGAGDYFSTPPSASSTTNAGKLLALPSPRSPLQPQPLFTAGFTVPALHPFAGLTLRHMDSPSSPCGASLLQQGGRRMAMPNLEAGGMSTVGTDLALATPSYC; via the exons ATGGACGCGGAGGCGGTGAGGACCACTCCTCCGTGCGCGGCTCAGACGCAGGACTCCCCCATG AGGCCACAGGTGCCCAGGTTCTACTACAAGAAGAGGCCTGCAGGCCACAACAGAACTGGCAAGGATGATAGCAGCCCCAAGATCCAACCGCCCAGCTCGCCCGTGAGCAGGCAGAGCCTGTCAACCTCTGCCATCCCCACCTATCATGCTG GAGGGTTCTACGAGATCGACCACGGCATGCTGCCCCCCAAATCTCCAATCCATCTCAAGTCCATACGCGTGGTTAAG GTGAGCGAGTACACGAGCCACGACATCACTGTGAGCTTCCCGTCCCTCCTGGCGCTGCGGAGCTTCTTCTCCTCGTTCCGGGTGCCCAGCTCCGGGCCAGAGCTTGACGAGCGCTTCGTCATGAGCAGCAACCACGCCGCGCGCATCCTGCGCCGCCGGGTGGCCGAGCAGGAGCTCGAGGGCGAGATGCACCAGGACAGCTTCTGGCTTGTCAACCCCTGCGTCTTCGACTTCAGCGCGTCATCTGGCCCAGCAACGGCACAAGACGCGCTGTCGTCGCCTGAAGCTCCACCGGCTCCGCCCAAGGCGCCGGCGGTCACCTCCTGCCTCCTCGCCACCCTCAAGTGCGATGGCACCGGGTGGGGCGTGCGGCGCCGCGTCAGGTACATTGGCCGGCATCGCGATGTTGCCAAGGAGACCAGCATCGGCGGCTACGAAACAGAGGCCAGCGTCAAGGAGCTGCAGCGCCCGGCGCAGGAAGATGACAGGAGGAGGAGCTCAATCAGAGCCAAGAGGAAGCGGGAAGAAGCAGAGGGAAGCAAGGACAAGCCCGGCAACCcggcgaagaagaagaaaagCAAGGCATACAAGAGCCCCAAGAAGCAGAAGAGGCGCCACGTGGAGTCAAGAGACGGCGACCCTCGGCGCGGCAAGGACCGGTGGTCGGCCGAGCGGTacgcggcggcggagaggagccTGCTCGAGATCATGCACTCCAGCGGCGCCACCCTCGGCGCCCCGGTGATGCGGCAGGCGCTGCGGGAGCAAGCCCGCAAGCGCATCGGCGACACCGGCCTCCTGGACCACCTGCTCAAGCACATGGCCGGAAGGGTGCCCGATGGCAGCACGGACCGGTTCCGGCGCCGTCACAACGCGGATGGCGCCATGGAGTACTGGCTGGAGCCAGCCGAGCTGGCTGAGGTGCGCCGGCAGGCCGGCGTGGCTGATCCGTACTGGGTACCGCCACCCGGGTGGAAGCCCGGTGATGACGTGTCCCCAGCTGCCGGTGATCTCCTGATTAAGAGGCAGACGGAGGAGCTCGCTGaggagctcaatgatgtcaaaag GAACATGGAGCAGCTGAGTTCTAACATGGTGGAGCTGGGCAAGGAAGCGAAATCTGAGGCTGAAAGAGCTTACAGTTCATGGAAG GAAAAGTACCAGAAGGTGGTTAAGGCAAATGAAAAGCTAGAGAAGCAGGTGTCGTCTTTGAAG GACACCTACGAGAATGTGGTTCAGAAACACAGTAAGTTAAAGAAGGAGGTGCGGTCACTGAAG GATAAGTATGACTTTGTAGTTGAAAAGAATGATAAGCTGGAGGAGCAGATGGCTTCTCTCTCTAGCTCCTTCCTGTCTTTGAAG GAGCAATTTCTGTTGGCAGAGAAGCTGAAGAGTACTGGAATGGAGGAGGTGGCTGTTGTGGGACAGAACGAGGGCAGGCGGGCGCTAGACTTTGGTGGTGGTGAGCAGAGCCAGAGCCAGAGCCAGAGCCAGATCAGGCAGCGTTCAGATGTTACCGCCGTCGAGAAGAGGACGGCGAGGAAGAGCAGCTTCCGCATCTGCAAGCCACAGGGCACGTTCCTGTGGCCAAGCAGCAGCGGCACGGACATGAGCGGGAGCGGGGGAGGCAGCAGCGGCATCAGCATGGACCACCACCAGCTCCCCCGCATCGGCCGTGCCACGGCAGTTGAGGTGGTGATGGCGGAGGAGCAGGCGATGCTGGGGGCGGGGGACTACTTCTCCACGCCGCCATCGGCGTCCTCCACCACCAACGCCGGCAAGCTGCTGGCCCTGCCCAGCCCCAGGTCACCCCTCCAGCCACAGCCTCTCTTCACCGCAGGGTTCACCGTCCCGGCCTTGCACCCCTTCGCCGGCCTCACCTTGCGCCACATG GATTCGCCGTCGTCGCCCTGCGGTGCTAGTCTGTTGCAGCAGGGGGGGAGGAGGATGGCCATGCCCAACCTGGAGGCCGGAGGGATGAGCACCGTGGGCACGGACCTGGCCCTCGCCACTCCCTCCTACTGCTGA